A genomic stretch from bacterium includes:
- the purH gene encoding bifunctional phosphoribosylaminoimidazolecarboxamide formyltransferase/IMP cyclohydrolase, which yields MSHPMLVPIKRALISVSDKTGLIALAEVLHKHGVEILSTGGTAKAIQAANIPTVEVADYTGFPEMLDGRVKTLHPKIHGGLLGVRDDEHHRAAMDQHGIGNIDLVVVNLYPFEATVAKGASHEEIIENIDIGGPSMVRSAAKNHRFVTIVTEAEDYTQVIAEMQANRGATSLDLRQRLAAKAYARTASYDAAIATWCNANLAGGNWPTRFTLAGELKQSLRYGENPHQKAAFYVTDGSTPGVASAEQLQGKELSYNNINDTDAAWLLAAEFDEPAAVIVKHASPCGAATGKNLLEAYERALACDPVSAFGGIIALNQTLDEKTAEAIAKLFAEVIIAPDVSEQALAILSAKPNVRVLKTGGMPSPAQLGLAARSVAGGLLLQDLDAKRVTREDMTVATTRQPTEAEWADMLFGFRTVKHVKSNAIVVARNNATIGIGGGQTSRVDATEQALGRAAKMHGNLLKGASLASDAFFPFPDSIELAAKTGITAIIQPGGSMRDQEVLDAANKLGLAMVITGARHFRH from the coding sequence ATGAGTCATCCCATGCTGGTTCCCATCAAACGCGCGCTTATTTCCGTTTCCGACAAGACCGGGCTCATCGCCCTGGCGGAAGTGCTGCACAAGCATGGGGTTGAGATTCTCTCCACCGGCGGCACCGCAAAGGCCATTCAGGCCGCCAATATCCCGACCGTTGAAGTGGCCGACTATACCGGCTTTCCCGAAATGCTCGACGGCCGCGTCAAAACGCTCCACCCTAAAATCCACGGCGGCCTGCTCGGCGTGCGCGACGACGAACATCACCGCGCCGCGATGGACCAGCACGGCATTGGCAATATCGACCTCGTCGTGGTCAACCTCTACCCGTTCGAGGCCACCGTCGCCAAAGGCGCAAGCCATGAGGAAATCATCGAGAATATCGACATCGGCGGCCCCTCCATGGTGCGCTCGGCCGCCAAAAACCACCGCTTCGTCACCATCGTCACCGAAGCTGAGGACTACACCCAGGTCATCGCCGAGATGCAGGCCAACCGCGGCGCCACCAGCCTCGACCTCCGTCAGCGTCTGGCCGCCAAAGCCTATGCCCGCACCGCCAGCTACGATGCCGCCATCGCAACCTGGTGCAATGCCAACCTCGCGGGCGGCAACTGGCCCACGCGCTTCACCCTCGCGGGCGAGCTCAAGCAATCCCTCCGCTACGGCGAAAACCCGCACCAGAAAGCTGCCTTCTACGTCACCGATGGCAGCACCCCCGGCGTCGCCTCCGCCGAGCAGCTGCAAGGTAAGGAACTCAGCTACAACAATATCAACGATACCGACGCCGCCTGGCTGCTGGCCGCCGAGTTTGATGAACCGGCCGCCGTCATCGTCAAACACGCCAGCCCCTGCGGCGCCGCCACCGGCAAGAATTTGCTGGAAGCCTACGAACGCGCCCTCGCCTGCGACCCCGTCAGCGCCTTCGGCGGCATCATCGCCCTCAATCAAACGCTTGATGAAAAAACGGCCGAAGCCATTGCCAAGCTCTTCGCCGAGGTCATTATCGCGCCGGATGTAAGCGAACAGGCCCTTGCCATCCTTTCCGCCAAACCCAATGTGCGTGTGCTGAAAACCGGCGGCATGCCTTCACCCGCCCAGCTCGGCCTCGCCGCCCGCAGCGTCGCCGGTGGCCTTCTTCTTCAGGATTTGGATGCCAAACGCGTGACGCGTGAGGACATGACCGTGGCCACCACCCGTCAACCCACCGAGGCCGAATGGGCGGACATGCTCTTCGGCTTCCGCACGGTCAAACACGTGAAATCCAACGCCATCGTCGTGGCGCGCAACAACGCCACCATCGGCATCGGCGGCGGCCAGACCAGCCGCGTGGACGCCACCGAACAGGCCCTCGGCCGCGCCGCCAAAATGCATGGCAACCTGCTGAAAGGCGCCAGCCTCGCCTCCGATGCCTTCTTCCCCTTCCCCGACAGCATCGAGCTAGCGGCCAAAACCGGCATCACCGCCATCATCCAGCCCGGCGGCTCCATGCGCGATCAGGAAGTGTTAGATGCTGCCAACAAGCTCGGCCTAGCCATGGTCATCACCGGCGCACGGCATTTCAGGCATTAA
- a CDS encoding GIY-YIG nuclease family protein gives MTKPCVYMMTNKPNGTLYVGVTSDLPKRVAQHKAGDMEGFTKRYGLHMLVWFEVHESMEQAILRETTIKAWKRVWKLQAIAALNSEWKDLYASLF, from the coding sequence ATGACAAAGCCATGCGTTTACATGATGACCAATAAGCCTAACGGCACGCTGTATGTGGGAGTAACGTCGGATTTACCCAAACGGGTGGCGCAGCATAAAGCAGGGGATATGGAAGGTTTCACCAAGCGTTATGGTTTGCATATGCTGGTGTGGTTTGAGGTGCATGAATCCATGGAGCAGGCAATTCTGCGGGAGACGACTATCAAGGCATGGAAGCGGGTTTGGAAATTACAGGCCATTGCGGCGCTGAATTCTGAATGGAAAGATTTGTATGCGTCCTTGTTTTGA
- a CDS encoding NAD-glutamate dehydrogenase, which produces MKGRIMPAKRMSAVSKPVEETNPVLQNILNAIPKNIEFSQPQLLPRFIHEYFRHLPEVDLQGLDPVQACKRALAAWEFIQKRPASEPAKIHLYNPTIKQHGWQAPSSHVLTLHDDMPFLVDSLTSEAGGQGYEVLSLIHPILFVERDKDGVLKALGSAEEADETPVYQAESLIDMEVSHVGDEHDMQVFSKAAAEVFHAVRHCVADWPSMTAKVENLTGHLRQLPASIARDEMPEALAFLAWLRNHHFVFLGAVDYTLDAKGGLSADEASRLGLYSPDVPKRLAPAVKLADYETTHLKKRPELIYITKSDAKSAVHRPIALDVVSVKRLNNRGELVGESRFVGLFTSTVYFEKMDDIPLIRQKAEHVLERAGFAPRSHDAKALTTILEFLPRDEMFQMSEDVLHSTAMGVLSLETRPRVRAFTRKDEFERFIVSLVYVPRTRFSTEMRTKIQAILEEAYHAKMDAFYTQLTDSPLARILFKLHTTPGHIPEVDMDALNARLADAVSAWDESLGKALQGTYGPNHGAKMMRIYGKAFSSDYVARYAVPRAIEDIRNIELVMAKKSITVDLCSVDEGEQALTLRLYSPGNQVALSDILPVLEHMGLKVLEEVPVRLGPLGVENGVWVHDFRLRLRQGELPPLSSIKALFEETLLKTWHQEIDNDGFNRLVIASRMGWRDVVMLRSYAKYLKQVRFFYSQEAMEDALAKNPKVASLLVQLFHARFNPELGGHRDARQAALKEELDQAFNAVTNVTEDRILRRYADLMLATMRTNFFQTHENTDGKQEPKSYLSFKFASHKVPFLPKPVPFAEIFVYSRRVEGIHLRGGKVSRGGIRWSDRSEDFRTEVLGLLKAQMVKNAVIVPEGAKGGFYVKEPPASGDRQELQDEAVYCYITFLSGLLDITDNMVKGKLVPPQNVVRYDGDDPYLVVAADKGTATFSDIANGVSESYGFWLGDAFASGGSAGYDHKKMGITAKGAWVSVRRHFQEMGIDPNRDPITVVGIGDMAGDVFGNGLLRSETMQLVGAFNHMHVFIDPNPDAKASFVERQRLFALPRSTWADYNESLISKGGGVFPRNAKLIQVTPEMKARFGIVQDSLTPDEMIRVLLTAPVDLLWNGGIGTYVKSEEENHADVGDRANEAVRVDGRDLRCKVVGEGGNLGFTQRGRIEYALHGGRINTDAIDNSGGVDCSDHEVNIKIALRRAVESGALDIPKRDELLAAMTPEVEFLVLRDNILQTQALTIAERQGVSLLGPQARVMKMLEKDGILDRGIEFLPDDEQLEERKTLKKGLTRPELAVLLAYSKMHLFRDLLQSTLPDDPYFAQDLIRYFPMNMRESYAKVIEQHQLRREIIATMTTNSIINRVGSTFFYQLTDDVGMQSCDIARAYVVARDSFKLRDIWAAIEALDGKVSADIQVSMFVAINQLLYRLTLWLLRNLPHPLNVAEAVQRFSAPVQQLMESLPKMMSEGIRAELIGVAAHYTDAGVPEELASTMALLPWMAGAYDIIRVSESSKVSLAYVAGVYMHLSHEVGMDKLHAAVNKLEPTDDWSRQALTAMESELFDQHARLAGEVLKAAPKAKTPDVAVADWMERNQASVSRMKHAMDDIAASGSLDTARLVVALRKVEAVSRAV; this is translated from the coding sequence ATGAAAGGACGCATTATGCCAGCCAAACGGATGAGCGCTGTTTCCAAGCCGGTGGAAGAGACCAATCCCGTTTTGCAAAACATCCTGAATGCGATTCCTAAAAACATCGAATTTTCGCAGCCGCAACTGCTGCCGCGCTTTATCCATGAATATTTTCGTCATCTTCCCGAGGTCGACCTGCAGGGGCTGGACCCGGTGCAGGCCTGCAAGCGGGCGCTGGCCGCGTGGGAGTTCATCCAGAAGCGTCCGGCGTCGGAACCCGCCAAAATCCATCTTTACAACCCCACCATCAAGCAGCATGGCTGGCAGGCGCCCAGCAGCCATGTGCTGACCTTGCATGACGATATGCCCTTTCTGGTGGATTCCCTGACATCCGAAGCAGGGGGGCAAGGCTATGAGGTGCTGTCGCTGATTCACCCGATTTTGTTTGTGGAACGCGACAAGGATGGCGTGCTGAAAGCGCTCGGCAGCGCGGAAGAGGCTGATGAAACACCGGTTTATCAGGCGGAATCGCTCATCGATATGGAAGTGAGTCATGTTGGCGACGAGCATGACATGCAGGTATTTTCCAAGGCTGCGGCAGAGGTGTTTCATGCCGTGCGTCATTGCGTGGCGGACTGGCCTTCCATGACGGCCAAGGTGGAGAACCTTACCGGCCATCTGCGCCAGCTGCCAGCTTCCATCGCGCGGGATGAAATGCCCGAGGCGCTGGCGTTTCTCGCCTGGCTGCGCAACCATCATTTCGTGTTTCTCGGCGCGGTGGACTACACGCTGGATGCAAAGGGCGGCCTGAGCGCGGATGAAGCATCCCGCCTCGGGCTTTATTCCCCGGATGTGCCGAAACGTCTGGCACCCGCAGTCAAGCTGGCCGATTATGAAACGACGCATTTGAAAAAACGGCCCGAGTTGATTTATATCACCAAATCGGATGCCAAATCCGCCGTGCACAGGCCGATTGCGCTGGATGTGGTGAGTGTGAAACGCCTGAACAACCGTGGCGAACTGGTGGGTGAGAGCCGTTTTGTCGGGTTGTTCACCTCCACGGTTTATTTTGAAAAGATGGACGATATCCCGCTGATTCGCCAGAAGGCGGAGCATGTGCTGGAACGCGCCGGGTTTGCCCCGCGCAGCCATGATGCCAAAGCGCTGACGACCATTCTGGAATTCCTGCCGAGGGATGAGATGTTCCAGATGTCGGAAGATGTACTGCACAGCACGGCCATGGGGGTGCTTTCGCTGGAGACGCGGCCGCGGGTGCGGGCGTTTACCCGTAAGGATGAGTTTGAGCGGTTTATCGTGAGCCTGGTGTATGTGCCGCGCACGCGCTTTTCCACCGAGATGCGCACCAAGATTCAGGCGATTCTGGAAGAGGCCTACCACGCCAAGATGGATGCGTTTTACACCCAGCTGACCGATTCGCCGCTGGCGCGCATCCTGTTTAAGCTGCACACGACGCCGGGGCATATACCCGAGGTGGATATGGATGCCCTGAATGCCCGCCTGGCGGATGCGGTGAGCGCGTGGGACGAGTCGCTCGGCAAGGCGCTGCAGGGAACCTACGGCCCCAACCACGGCGCCAAGATGATGCGCATTTACGGCAAGGCTTTCAGCAGCGATTATGTGGCGCGTTATGCCGTGCCGCGTGCGATTGAGGATATCCGCAATATCGAGCTGGTGATGGCGAAAAAATCCATCACGGTGGATTTGTGCAGCGTGGATGAGGGTGAGCAGGCGCTGACGCTTCGTCTGTACAGCCCGGGCAACCAGGTGGCGCTTTCGGACATTCTGCCGGTGCTGGAGCATATGGGCCTGAAGGTGCTGGAAGAGGTGCCGGTGCGGCTGGGACCGCTTGGCGTGGAGAATGGCGTGTGGGTGCATGATTTCCGGCTGCGTTTGCGGCAGGGTGAATTGCCGCCGCTTTCTTCCATCAAGGCCCTGTTCGAGGAAACGCTGCTGAAAACCTGGCATCAGGAAATCGACAATGACGGGTTCAACCGTCTGGTGATCGCTTCCCGCATGGGGTGGCGCGATGTGGTGATGCTGCGTTCCTATGCCAAATATTTGAAGCAGGTGCGGTTCTTCTACAGCCAGGAAGCAATGGAAGATGCGCTGGCGAAAAACCCGAAAGTGGCGAGCCTGCTGGTGCAGCTGTTCCATGCGCGCTTCAACCCGGAGCTGGGTGGGCACCGCGATGCGCGCCAGGCCGCGCTGAAGGAAGAACTGGACCAGGCGTTCAATGCCGTGACCAATGTGACGGAAGACCGCATCCTGCGCCGTTATGCGGACCTGATGCTGGCCACCATGCGCACGAACTTTTTCCAGACGCATGAAAATACGGACGGCAAGCAGGAGCCGAAATCCTACCTGTCTTTCAAATTCGCCTCGCATAAGGTACCGTTTTTGCCGAAGCCGGTGCCGTTTGCCGAGATATTCGTCTATTCGCGCCGGGTGGAGGGCATCCATCTGCGCGGGGGGAAAGTATCGCGTGGGGGTATCCGCTGGTCCGACCGGAGCGAGGATTTCCGCACCGAGGTGCTGGGTCTGCTGAAAGCGCAGATGGTGAAGAACGCCGTGATCGTGCCGGAAGGCGCGAAAGGCGGGTTCTATGTGAAGGAGCCGCCCGCTTCCGGCGACCGTCAGGAGCTTCAGGACGAGGCCGTTTATTGCTACATCACCTTCCTTTCCGGCCTGCTGGACATCACCGACAACATGGTGAAGGGCAAGCTGGTGCCGCCGCAGAACGTGGTGCGTTATGACGGCGACGATCCTTACCTGGTGGTGGCGGCGGACAAGGGCACGGCGACCTTCTCCGACATTGCCAATGGCGTGTCGGAAAGCTACGGCTTCTGGCTGGGGGATGCGTTCGCCTCTGGCGGCTCGGCAGGGTATGACCATAAGAAAATGGGCATTACCGCCAAAGGGGCGTGGGTATCCGTGCGCAGGCATTTTCAGGAAATGGGAATCGACCCCAACCGCGATCCCATCACGGTGGTGGGCATCGGCGACATGGCGGGCGATGTGTTCGGCAACGGGCTGTTGCGGTCGGAAACCATGCAACTGGTCGGCGCATTCAACCATATGCATGTGTTCATCGACCCCAACCCGGATGCGAAGGCGAGCTTTGTGGAACGTCAGCGGCTGTTCGCCCTGCCGCGTTCCACCTGGGCGGATTATAATGAATCCCTGATTTCCAAAGGCGGCGGGGTGTTTCCGCGCAATGCCAAGCTGATTCAGGTGACGCCGGAGATGAAGGCGCGTTTCGGCATTGTGCAGGACAGCCTGACGCCTGATGAGATGATCCGCGTGCTGCTGACGGCGCCGGTAGACCTGTTGTGGAACGGCGGCATCGGCACCTATGTGAAATCGGAAGAAGAGAACCATGCGGATGTAGGCGACCGCGCCAATGAGGCCGTGCGCGTGGATGGGCGCGACCTGCGCTGCAAGGTGGTGGGCGAGGGCGGTAACCTCGGCTTCACGCAGCGTGGGCGCATCGAGTATGCGCTGCATGGCGGGCGCATCAATACGGATGCGATTGATAATTCCGGCGGGGTGGATTGCTCCGACCATGAGGTGAATATCAAAATCGCCTTGCGCCGTGCGGTGGAATCCGGCGCGCTGGATATACCCAAGCGCGACGAGCTGCTGGCGGCGATGACGCCGGAGGTGGAATTCCTCGTGCTGCGTGACAATATCCTGCAGACACAGGCGCTGACCATTGCCGAACGCCAGGGCGTCTCTCTGCTCGGGCCGCAGGCACGGGTGATGAAAATGCTCGAGAAGGACGGCATACTGGACCGCGGCATTGAGTTTTTGCCCGACGATGAACAGCTGGAGGAACGCAAGACGCTGAAAAAAGGCCTGACCCGGCCGGAGCTGGCCGTGCTGCTGGCCTACAGCAAGATGCACCTGTTCCGTGACCTGCTGCAATCCACCCTGCCGGACGATCCCTATTTCGCGCAGGATCTCATCCGTTACTTCCCCATGAACATGCGGGAGAGTTACGCCAAGGTGATTGAGCAGCATCAGCTGCGCCGTGAGATCATCGCCACGATGACGACCAACTCCATCATCAACCGCGTGGGCAGCACGTTCTTTTATCAGCTGACGGACGATGTGGGCATGCAGAGCTGCGACATCGCACGGGCCTATGTGGTGGCGCGCGACAGCTTCAAGCTGCGCGACATCTGGGCAGCCATCGAGGCGCTGGACGGCAAGGTAAGCGCCGACATTCAGGTGAGCATGTTTGTGGCCATCAACCAGCTGCTGTACCGTTTGACGCTGTGGCTGCTGCGTAACCTGCCGCACCCGCTGAATGTGGCAGAGGCGGTGCAGCGTTTCAGTGCGCCGGTGCAGCAATTGATGGAAAGCCTGCCAAAGATGATGAGCGAAGGCATCCGTGCGGAGCTAATTGGCGTGGCTGCGCATTACACCGATGCCGGTGTGCCGGAAGAACTGGCCAGTACCATGGCATTGCTGCCCTGGATGGCAGGCGCCTACGATATCATCCGTGTGAGCGAAAGCAGCAAGGTGTCCCTGGCGTATGTGGCCGGTGTTTACATGCACCTGAGCCATGAGGTGGGTATGGATAAGCTGCATGCCGCCGTGAATAAGCTGGAGCCGACCGATGACTGGTCACGCCAGGCATTGACGGCGATGGAGAGCGAACTGTTTGACCAGCATGCCCGCCTTGCCGGTGAAGTGCTGAAAGCCGCACCCAAAGCCAAAACGCCCGATGTGGCCGTGGCCGACTGGATGGAACGCAACCAGGCGAGTGTCAGCCGCATGAAGCATGCGATGGATGATATCGCGGCCTCCGGCTCGCTGGATACGGCGCGGCTGGTGGTGGCGCTCAGGAAGGTTGAGGCGGTAAGCCGGGCGGTTTAA
- a CDS encoding nucleoside-diphosphate kinase, giving the protein MAIQRTFSILKPDATERNLTGKINAMIEESGLRIIAQRRTRLSRLQAGQFYAVHKERPFFGELVEYMVSGPVVVQVLEGEDAVAAYRKLMGATNPANADAGTIRKLHAESIERNSVHGSDSVENAANEIRFFFSDCDIVG; this is encoded by the coding sequence ATGGCGATCCAACGCACCTTTTCCATCCTGAAGCCGGATGCCACCGAACGCAACCTGACGGGCAAAATCAATGCCATGATCGAGGAAAGCGGCCTCCGCATCATCGCCCAGCGCCGCACGCGCCTGTCCCGCCTTCAGGCCGGCCAGTTCTACGCCGTGCACAAAGAGCGCCCCTTCTTCGGCGAACTGGTGGAATACATGGTTTCCGGCCCGGTAGTCGTACAGGTTCTGGAAGGCGAAGACGCCGTTGCCGCCTACCGCAAACTGATGGGCGCCACCAACCCGGCCAACGCCGATGCCGGCACCATCCGCAAGCTCCATGCCGAAAGCATCGAGCGCAACTCCGTTCACGGCTCCGACTCCGTCGAGAACGCCGCCAACGAGATCCGCTTCTTCTTCTCCGATTGCGACATCGTCGGCTAA
- a CDS encoding NAD-dependent epimerase/dehydratase family protein, protein MGMGLGCACLWLWAISIYPIQPPRIFMKQTFRPFWSHKNVIAVSHDAAMAAISYVLALYLRLGGSQSGQIPGLLWPGMLMFVLVCVGVFIASKQYRGMWRYASMQDVVTICKSATLAVLIFLPLLFLVTRLDGYPRSALVINWLLLAALLAGPRLLYRLLRERNIAMILGDRWSWLFPPDHRTPVLLLGMDNNAEMFLRSTQRAECTPYKVVAIADDDPRLRGRYIHGVKVMGSYAHLEKILWKLGNKGTPAQQLILSQPYLEPDRVRNILAIAEKHGLSMAKLPDFDHLQNAVDKNKLKPIAIEELLGRAQIPIAWENIHALIRGRSVLVTGAGGSIGSELARCIAAVEPGCLILLDHSELGLYNIDQDIAALAPQVERISLLADVRDGPTIHHLLQTYQPELIFHAAAIKHVPIAEQNPFEAVMTNLVGTRNLADAARESGALAMVMISTDKAVNPTSLMGATKRAAELYCQALGEESSSKHPTRFMTVRFGNVLGSTGSVVPLFRKQLEAGGPITITDPGMVRYFMTIQEAVHLVLQASVAGMDPAHKSGQIFVLDMGEPVRIIEMAEKMIRLSGLIPGKDITIETIGICPGEKLFEELFYHDEAPERTPFHGILLAKPRPLAGRAARRHADALERLAASHDLTKMLQALQMLVEEYDPNGLAESFAA, encoded by the coding sequence ATGGGCATGGGTCTGGGTTGCGCTTGCCTATGGCTCTGGGCTATTAGTATTTATCCAATTCAGCCGCCGCGCATCTTCATGAAGCAAACATTCAGGCCTTTCTGGTCTCACAAAAACGTCATCGCCGTCTCGCATGATGCGGCCATGGCGGCCATCAGCTATGTGCTGGCGCTTTATCTGCGTCTGGGTGGCAGCCAGTCAGGGCAGATTCCTGGCCTGCTCTGGCCGGGCATGCTCATGTTTGTGCTGGTCTGCGTCGGCGTCTTCATTGCCAGCAAGCAATATCGCGGCATGTGGCGTTATGCCTCCATGCAGGATGTGGTGACCATCTGCAAATCCGCCACGCTGGCCGTGCTGATTTTCCTGCCGCTGCTCTTCCTCGTCACACGCCTGGACGGCTACCCCCGCTCCGCCCTCGTCATCAACTGGCTGCTGCTGGCCGCGCTGCTGGCGGGCCCGCGCCTGCTCTACCGCCTGCTGCGCGAGCGCAACATCGCCATGATATTGGGCGACCGCTGGAGCTGGCTCTTCCCGCCGGACCATCGCACCCCCGTGCTGCTGCTTGGCATGGATAACAACGCCGAGATGTTCCTGCGCAGCACCCAGCGCGCCGAATGCACACCATACAAAGTCGTGGCCATTGCTGATGACGACCCCCGCCTGCGCGGCCGCTACATCCATGGCGTCAAGGTCATGGGCAGCTATGCGCATCTCGAAAAAATCCTCTGGAAGCTCGGCAACAAAGGCACGCCCGCGCAGCAACTGATCCTGAGCCAGCCTTATCTGGAGCCTGATCGCGTCCGCAACATTCTCGCCATTGCGGAGAAGCATGGCCTTTCCATGGCCAAACTGCCGGATTTCGATCATCTTCAGAATGCCGTGGACAAAAACAAGCTCAAGCCCATCGCCATTGAAGAACTCCTCGGCCGTGCCCAAATCCCCATCGCGTGGGAAAATATCCACGCCCTCATCCGTGGCCGCAGCGTGCTGGTCACCGGCGCGGGCGGCAGCATCGGCAGCGAGCTGGCACGCTGCATCGCCGCCGTGGAGCCCGGCTGCCTCATACTGCTCGATCATTCCGAACTCGGCCTTTATAATATCGACCAGGACATCGCCGCCCTTGCCCCGCAGGTGGAGCGCATCAGCCTGCTGGCCGATGTGCGCGACGGCCCCACCATCCATCACCTGCTGCAAACCTACCAGCCGGAACTCATCTTCCACGCCGCCGCCATCAAACACGTGCCAATTGCCGAGCAAAACCCCTTCGAGGCCGTGATGACCAACCTGGTCGGTACGCGCAACCTGGCCGATGCCGCGCGCGAATCCGGCGCGCTGGCCATGGTGATGATCTCCACCGACAAGGCCGTGAACCCCACCAGCCTGATGGGCGCCACCAAACGCGCCGCCGAGCTCTATTGTCAGGCTTTGGGGGAGGAATCCTCCAGCAAGCACCCCACCCGCTTCATGACCGTGCGCTTCGGCAACGTGCTGGGCTCCACCGGCTCGGTCGTGCCGCTCTTTCGCAAGCAGCTGGAAGCCGGCGGCCCCATCACCATCACCGATCCCGGCATGGTGCGCTATTTCATGACCATTCAGGAAGCCGTCCATCTCGTGCTTCAGGCCAGCGTGGCGGGGATGGACCCCGCCCATAAAAGCGGCCAGATCTTTGTGCTCGATATGGGCGAACCCGTCCGCATTATCGAAATGGCCGAAAAGATGATCCGCCTCTCAGGCCTCATCCCCGGCAAGGATATCACCATCGAAACCATCGGCATCTGCCCCGGCGAAAAGCTTTTTGAAGAGCTGTTCTACCACGACGAAGCGCCGGAACGCACCCCCTTCCACGGCATCCTGCTCGCCAAACCGCGCCCGCTGGCCGGCCGCGCCGCCCGCCGCCACGCCGATGCGCTGGAACGCCTCGCCGCCAGCCACGACCTGACCAAAATGCTCCAGGCATTGCAAATGCTGGTAGAGGAATATGACCCCAACGGCCTGGCGGAAAGCTTCGCCGCCTAA
- the cysQ gene encoding 3'(2'),5'-bisphosphate nucleotidase CysQ, with protein MSPHPATSSHPDIALCQAIGQLAVEAAEAVLAVYAGEFTVERKDDKSPVTEADTAAHHIIAAGLARLTPHIPVISEEETSNHAAAAADEFWLVDPLDGTKSFIKRTGEFTVNIGLIRNHQPALGVVQVPVTGKLYGGVVGMGAWLREKTGPERAIRTLAPSKDGLNVVMSQSHLDDDTRAFVAHLQVKSAIKAGSSLKFCAVADGSADIYPRFAPTMEWDTAAGHAVLNAAGGLVLTPEGKPFTYGKPDYRNGHFIAYGSRELLK; from the coding sequence ATGTCGCCCCACCCCGCCACATCCTCCCACCCTGATATCGCGCTGTGCCAGGCCATCGGCCAGCTGGCGGTGGAAGCCGCTGAAGCCGTCCTGGCCGTCTACGCGGGTGAGTTTACGGTGGAACGCAAGGACGACAAAAGCCCCGTGACCGAGGCGGACACCGCAGCCCACCACATCATCGCCGCCGGGCTGGCACGGCTTACTCCGCACATCCCCGTCATTTCCGAGGAAGAGACCTCCAACCACGCCGCTGCCGCCGCCGATGAATTCTGGCTGGTGGACCCCCTGGACGGCACCAAAAGCTTTATCAAACGCACCGGTGAATTCACCGTCAATATCGGCCTCATTCGCAACCATCAGCCGGCCCTCGGCGTGGTGCAGGTGCCGGTAACGGGTAAGCTCTATGGCGGCGTGGTCGGCATGGGCGCCTGGCTGCGGGAAAAAACCGGGCCGGAACGTGCCATTCGCACCCTTGCACCCTCAAAAGACGGCCTGAACGTGGTCATGAGCCAGTCGCACCTGGATGACGATACCAGGGCCTTCGTGGCCCATTTGCAGGTCAAAAGCGCCATCAAGGCGGGCAGTTCCCTGAAATTCTGCGCCGTGGCCGATGGCAGTGCCGACATCTACCCCCGCTTCGCCCCCACCATGGAATGGGACACCGCCGCGGGCCATGCCGTGCTCAATGCCGCAGGCGGCCTGGTGCTGACGCCCGAAGGCAAACCCTTCACCTATGGCAAGCCGGATTATCGGAACGGCCATTTTATCGCCTATGGCAGCAGGGAATTGCTGAAATAA